The genomic interval TGTTCAAACATTAAATCCAGTTCATCTATAGAATAATCTGATGTTGAAGGGACCAAGCCATATTTTTCGGATTCCGAAAGGATCATATTCTGAACAAAACCTTCGGCTGAACCTGCCAGTTCATCGTAATGTTTTCCAAATGCTTCTTTAATGCTTCCCAATAACTGCACCCAGTTTTGTGGAGGAAGATAAGTGACTCCATAAAACGGCTTTGCATCGGGCAGAAGAAATACATTTAACGGCCAGCCGCCTCTTACTCCCATTGCATGTACCGCATCCATGTAAACTGCATCGACATCCGGACGTTCCTCACGATCGACTTTTATACAAACGAAATGGTCATTCATAACCGCGGCTACATGATCTTTTTCAAAACTTTCACGCTCCATTACATGGCACCAATGGCATGCAGAATATCCTATACTAACCAGAATTGGCTTATTTTCTGTTTTTGCTTTTGTTAATGCTTCATCACCCCAAGGGAACCAGTCAACAGGATTGTGGGCATGTTGCAATAAATATGGGCTTGTTTCCTGGCTCAGACGATTCATAAAAGCAAATGATTTGAATAATGATAATGTTCACCTTATTGTAAACAGATAACGGTGTTTTGGAATTTAATTCACGGTTATTGATTTACAACAACCTTTTTAATAATGATTTTATTTTTGCTTGCAAATCGGGCAAAATATATGCCAGAGGCCAGTTTGGGAAGTAATATTAACTGTTTGGTATCTCCTGCAAATGACTGCATTTTCTTTTCAAGCACAATCTGCCCTTTAATATTTGTTAAAGAGAAATCCACTTCGGCAATACCAGTAAAGCCGGTCAATACTACGTTAAGGTCATGCTGAACCGGATTGGCATATACATAAGCATCGGCCAAAACAGGTTCAATCGATGTTACAACATCATTCAGATCAAATTTGCACAAAAAAACTTCCTTTCCTTTCAGCGTAATCGTTTTGTACCATTTTTGGTAAGAAACATTTACAAGCGTTTCCGCATCATCCGCTGCGTATGGATTTTGCGCTGCAATGACAATATCAGTTCCTTTTACAACACCACGCCAGATGGGGTTTTGCGCTACCATTTGATCTCTCGCCGATTGTGGGATAACAAGTTCATGAGTTCCCTCAAACATATCTTTGAATTCCGATAACCGATACAACCCATTGATAAAGTGCTCATAGGCCCCATAATTTTCCTGGCGGTTACCCGGAAAAAAAGGATTTTCCCAAAGCCAAAGTCCGGATGCACCGGAAAAGAATGGGAATATGGCCGTAGCCTCTGCCATAAATGAAGTGATCAATGGGGTATTTGGATCATAGCTGTCATGAATGCGAAGCCATACGAACGGAATAACGGGTTTGTCACTCCAGGCACGATTTACTTCAATGTGAAACAGCAAGTAAGACAAATAGTCCTTTCCGAAAGGATTGTCGTATCCATAATAATAGTAAGGCGACGGTGAGATATAATCCAGTGCATCGTAATAACTTCCACCAATTTTACCTGAATTGTCCTGTGTCAGATAATGCGTTCTGGCCAGGTTTGTAGTCCAGTCCTGCCAGCTATTCGCCGTAATATTAAGCCAGGTATTACGAACAGGGACATCACTGTAACCTGTTATGTGAGGTGCAGGATTCAGTCCTTTATTTTTCAGGCGGTTAATCGGTTCAGTATACCACCATCGCATATCTTTCTTATAGGCAGTCAAAAAATCGGCATCAGAAAGATTTCTGTATTGCTGTGGAATCTGACTGTCCAATTTGAGTGCCAATATATCTCTGTCATCCCTTTGCATTCTTTCGATATCCAGGCAAACAATATCTGCCTGAATACCAGCTGTATAATTATCCCAATAATTGCGATATGCCACAGTATCGTTTCCCCAGGGACTGCGTAGTGAATTATTTGCCCAAGGCTGATCGCCGGTTGAAGTTGCGACACCATACCAAAGAACTGCCCGGTTTTTGACAGGAAGTGAACCAGGTTCAGTGCCGCTGAAAGTTGCTAAATGGCTAAATCCGTGTTTTATAGGTTGTGATTGAGTATCACCAAAACGAGGGCCGCTGTAAATGATTTGAAATGGGAGGGTAAATTCAGGAAATTTATTCCATTCAATTGTATTGTTAACCGTAACCGGATTAAGCGTATAAGCCGGCAAACAATTTTGTCCAAACGAATAAATTGAATTGACGAATATGAGAATAATGACAATATGGTATTTTCTTAAGTGCATCTTTGTTTAGTTGTTGATAAGAATAGACGGAACTAATTCGTTAATTTTGCAGGATTTATTTTCAGGCAACTAATTTATATTAATAATGCTTTATTAGTATAATGCAGATTCTGCCCCGTTTGATAACAAATATATAATCGTCAAATACTAATATGAAGCAAAAAATGAACCGGATATTTAGTCTGTTGCCTGCACTTGTAATTTTCTTTACACTCATTTCCTGCAAGGGACAAAGATAAGAACGGAACAGTACAGCCAACTGAAAAGGATAAAATTCTTGTGAATTATCCGTGGAAAATGGCTTCCGTAACTGATCTGTCTGGTAATACGATCCCACCCTCAAAACTGAATTTGCAAACACAAGCCATCCCATTATTAGAAATAGAATTTGTGAGCGGTAATAAGGTATACGCAAAAAGCACTGCTGATTCACAGGTTCAAAATGGAGGTACATGGTATTTGACAGACAATCTGCAGGTACTTGATATTGATATCTCAGGATTCGCCGGAAAGTTTGGCATCGAAGAATTAACTAACAGCAAAATGAGACTTAAGAGTACTATGCCGGTAAGCGGTGTTGATCAGGAAACTATCATGGTATTCAATCCGGTGATTCGGTAATCTTGTTGTTGGATAATTATTAATCAGCCGTCTTTTTGCTGATGGTGGTATATAAAAGAATTTGTTTACAGAGCGGCGGAAATATTCTGCCGCTTTTCTTATTTTGCAATTAATTTTTTCTATGAAAAAGAATAATCCGCTTATTATCAACGCGTGGTGTATGTACGATTGGGCCAATTCCGTTCATGCACTTGTGATTGTTGCAAGTATTTTTCCTGTATATTTTAGTGCGACAGCATTAAGTGCGTCGGGAACACTGGAAATTAACTTTTTTGGATATGAAATTAAAAGTTCAATTTTATTTTCATACACTGTTTCAATTTCTTTTTTAATTACAGCTGCGTTAATTCCATTGTGTACTGCCATTGCTGATTTTACCGGAAGAAAGAAAAGATTCATGAAATTCTTTTGTTATACCGGTGCGGTGAGTTGTATGCTCCTGTTTTTCTTTACAAAGGAAACGCTGACTTCATCCATTTTAATTTTTGGACTGAGCCTGATAGGGTGGAGTGGAAGTATCGTTTTTTATGATTCCTATCTTCCCGAAATAGCCACTGAGGATAACTTCGACCGTTACAGTGCACGAGGTTTTTCAATGGGTTACCTGGGTAGTGTACTTTTATTATTATTCAATTTAAGCATGATACTTTTTCCGGCTTTTTACGGGATAACGGACAAAGGCACACCAGCAAGAATTTCCTTTTTTACGGTTGGCGTGTGGTGGATTTTATTTGCCCAGATTCCTTTCAGGTATCTTCCGGCTCCCGTCAAAAATGGTAAACAAAGAAAAGGAAACTGGGTATTCAATGGATTTCGTGAACTGAAAAAAGTATATATCGAATTACAGGAACAACCTTATCTTGCCAAATTCCTTTCTGCATTTTTTATTTATACTATGGGTTTGCGTACGGTGATGTACATTGCCACGATCTTTGGAGCAACTGAATTGAAACTTCCGTCTCAAAGCCTGATTATAACAGTTCTTTTAATCCAGCTTGTTGGTATTGTGGGTTCATTTGCTTTTGCATGGCTATCCGGAAAATTAGGTAATATTCATGCATTGATGATTGGTGTAGCTATTTGGATTGGAATCTGTACAGGCGCTTATTACACCACAGAAGCTATGGAGTTTTATGTTTTGGCCTGCACAGTTGGAATGGTCATGGGTGGAATCCAATCACTTTCCAGGGCTACATATTCTAAATTGATTCCTGAAAATACCAAAGACACCGCATCTTATTTCAGTTTTTACGACGTAACCGAAAAACTGGCAATTGTGGTTGGAACATTTATTTATGGAATGGTTGAACAGTTGACCGGAAGCATGCGAAACAGTATTCTGGCACTTCTGGTTATATTCATTTTAGGATTGATATTATTATACCGGATTCCTTCCCAAAAGGTTTACAGATATGGATTGGGTGATGGGGAGGGGTGAAATTTAAAAAATATGGGTTGAAGGTAAATGGAGGAACGGTTAAATGACAACGGCTAAATTTTTTAGAATATAAAAGCAAGAGCCTGATCGGGTACCCGATCAGGCTCTTGCTATATTTTCTGGAAGTGAATTATAAAATGAAAAACTTTTAATATTCCATTCCGCCTTCTATTTTCTATTAAAGTGATCTTTTCACTTCACGTAGTTCAAAGCTTTCAATAATATCGCCAACTTCGATATCATTGAAGTTTTTGATACTTAAACCACATTCATAGCCATTTCTAACTTCCTGAACATCGTCTTTATAACGTTTCAAAGAGTCAATTTCGCCAGTCAGAAGTACAATACCATCTCTCACGATACGAATTTTATTGCTTCGTTTAACAAAACCGTCCGTAACATAACATCCGGCAATAGTACCGATGCGGCTGATTTTGAACACCTCACGAATCTCAATATTACCAGTAATAATTTCTTCAATTGTTGGAGCTAGCATACCCGTCATGGCATCCTTAATCTCGTCAATGGCACTATATATTACTGAGTAGTGGCGAATTTCAATCTGATCCTGTTCTGCCATTTTCTTCGCATTCGAAGAAGGACGAACCTGGAAGCCAATCACAATTGCATCAGAAGCAATTGCAAGGTTAACATCCGACTCAGATATCTGACCAACACCTTTATGAATAATATTTACCTGAACTTCGGAAGTAGACAATTGCAACAGCGAATCAGAAAGTGCTTCTACTGATCCATCCACATCACCTTTTATAATCAGGTTAAGCTCACGGAAGCTACCAATCGCCTTACGACGTCCAATTTCTTCCAGTGTGATATGCTTACGGGTACGAATTGTTTGTTCACGTTGAATCTGCTCACGTTTGACAGCAATATCACGTGCATCACGTTCATTTTCAAACACATTGAAACGATCACCTGCTTGCGGCGCTCCATTTAAGCCAAGCAGCTGAACCGGCATAGAAGGTCCTGCTGTTTTAAGCTTGCGGCCTAAATAATCTGTCATTGCCCTTACTTTTCCAAAATGCGCACCTGCCAAAACTACGTCTCCCACTTTAAGTGTACCCGTTTCAACAAGGATCGTAGTAACGTATCCACGTCCTTTATCCAAAGATGCTTCAACCACACTACCAATCGCACGGCGGTTTGGATTTGCTCTTAGTTCAAGTATTTCAGCTTCGAGAAGTACTTTTTCCAAAAGAACATCAATACCTAAACCTGATTTGGAAGATATTTCCTGAGTCTGGTACTTACCACCCCATTCTTCTACCAATATATTCATGTTAGCAAGTTCCTCACGTATTTTTTCAGTATTGGCTCCTGCTTTGTCGACCTTACTAAATGCAAATACAATAGGTACACCAGCAACCTGTGAATGGTTAATCGCTTCACGTGTTTGTGGCATGATACTATCATCCGCAGCAATTACAATAATAACAACGTCAGTAACTTTTGCTCCGCGGGCACGCATCGCTGTAAATGCTTCGTGACCAGGAGTATCCAGGAACGTGACCTGTTTGCCTGTTTTTGTTTTTACACTATATGCACCAATGTGCTGGGTAATACCACCTGCTTCACCGCTGGCAACATTTTCCTGACGGATGTAATCAAGTAAAGAAGTTTTACCGTGATCGACGTGACCCATGATCGTTACAATCGGCGCTCTTTCAATCAGGCTTTCTTCGGAATCAACCTCTTCAACAACATCATTCTGAACTTCTTCTTCTGCTGAGATGAAGGCTACTTCAAATCCAAATTCATCAGCGATAAAAGTAATTGCTTCTGCATCAAGTCTTTGGTTGATAGAAACGAACATACCCATGCTCATACAAACCGAAATAACCTCCTGCACTGTAACATCCATCAGTGAAGCCAAATCGTTGGCCGACACAAACTCTGTTACCCGCAATACTTTTGTTTCTGTTTCGTCCTGTGCATTAGGATCGTTCTGGTCAGCTCTGTCACGACGGCGAAGTCCTCTTCCTCTTCCTGAACTTTTGGTGTTTGCACCTCCGCCTCCCATACGTGCCATTGTTGCACGAATATTATCGGAAACTTCTTTATCAGAAACTTCTTCGCGTTTACCACCGCGACGATTATTATTTCTGCCAATGTTGCTTCCGCTTTTTGGAGCAGCATTACCGGTACCTGGTGTAGTACTGCCAGTTGTGCCAGCCGGAGCCGTCGTTCCTGATAGTACCTGTGGCTGGTGGCCGGTTGTTTGTTCTGTCAGTTCTATTTCCCGGAGTTGCGTTAGCGTCTCTTGGTGGACGGGGAGTTTGGTTAGTACCCGTACTGTTAGTGGTACCCGTTGGAGTTCCTATAGTTGCAGTAACTGTAGTAGCTGGCCTTGCATCCCCAGGCGTAACCACACCATCACGAATCCGTTTTCTCTTACGGCGGCGTTTTTTGTCAGCAGCTGTATCGCTACTGGATGCAACAGGATCTTTTTTCTTGGCTTTATCGGAAGGAAGTTCAATTTTCCCAATTACACGAAGTCCACGCAATTGCTCTCCGCGTGCTTCAATAAGATCAGAACCTCCGGATTCCGGCATTGCCGCTTCTTGTTCCGGAAGCGGTTTTATTTCTGTTTTAACCAATTCGGGTGTTTCAGGTTTAGCTTCTATAACAGCAGGTTTTTCAATAATTGTTTCAGTAGGTATAATTTCTGCTTTTGAAACAACTACTTCCTGAACAGGCTGTTTTTCTTCAACAACAGGTTTTGCTTCAACAGGTTTTTCTACCTTTATTTCAACTTTTTCAGGTTGAACTATTTCTTTAACCGCTTCCACCGGTGCAGTAACTACAACCTCAGGTTTAGCTGGAATTGCGGCTTCAGGTTTTTCCTGCTCTTTAACAGCAGGAGCCGGAGCTTGTTCAACTGGTTTTTTCTCTTCAGCAGAAATAGCTTTAACAGGCTCTTCTACTTTCGGTTCCACTACAGCAGGAGCTGGGGCAGGAACTGGCGGCGGAGTCTGATAAACCGGTTTTTTTGCATCGAGGTCAATCTTTCCAATGACCTTAATACCGGGAAGCCTGTTTTCGAGAGCTGGTAATGCTGCTTCGGTTTTTTCCTCGACTTGCTTTTTCTCTTCAGCAGGTTTCGCAGGATTATTGCGGAAGTATAAAATTCCGTCTACATCACTTTTTACCTTATCTTCCTTTGTCTCAGCAGGTACTTCATGCGTAACGGGCTTCGCTACCAATGAGGTGCGAAGATCTTCCGATTTGAAGTCTTTTGCAAGAAACTCAATTTGATCAGAATTAATTTTGGTATTAGGGTTACTTTCCACCTTATACCCTTTGGCAGACAGATGATCTACGATCGTAGTAATTCCTACGTTCAGGATCCGTGCCACTTGGCTCAGGCGCATCATTTTATCTTCTGCCATATTAGCAATTAATAGAAAAAGTTTTGCATTTGCGGATATATAAACACTATGTTGATATATCCAAATTATATATTATTCAAATTCTTTACGAAGGATATCCAGAATTTCTTCCACGGTCGCCTCTTCCATATCCGTCCGCCTTACAAGTTCTTCTTTATTCAGTGCAAGGACACTTTTTGCAGTATCCAAACCAATTTTGTGCAGTTCACTGATCATCCAGGCTTCAATTTCATCGCTAAATTCCGAAAGATCTACATCCTCGTCATTATGCTCTTCAATATCTCTGAATACATCAATTTCCATTCCAACCAGCTTACCTGCCAGCTTAATATTCTGGCCGCCTTTCCCGATTGCAAGAGAAACCTGGTCAGGTTTTAAAAACACCGAAACGCGCTTTGTGTCACGGTCGATCTGCATAGAACTTACTTTTGCCGGACTAAGTGCCCTGCTGATCAATAATTCCAGGTTATCAGTATAGTTGATAACATCGATATTTTCATTTCCAAGCTCACGAACAATTGAATGGATACGTGACCCTTTCATTCCGACACATGCTCCAACCGGATCAATTCTGTCGTCGTAAGATTCTACTGCTACTTTTGCACGTTCCCCTGGTTCACGAACAACTCTTCTTACCGAAATAATTCCATCATATATCTCAGGAATTTCAACTTCAAACAATCTTTCCAGAAAAACAGGAGAAGTTCTCGAAAGGGTAATTTTTGGAGAACCATTGTTCATTTCTACTTTATGAATGACCGATTTCACGGATTCACCCTTACGGAAACGATCCTTGGAAATTTGCTCAGTACGGGGAAGGGAAAGTTCGTTTCCTTCTCCATCCATGATAATTACTTCGTGGCGCAAAGTCTGATACACTTCTCCGGTGATCATTTCACCCACCTGATCTTTGTATTTTTCATACATAATCTCTTTTTCCATATCCTTGATCTTTTGGATCAAAGTCTGGCGGGCAGTCTGAACAAGCCTGCGTCCGAATTCCACAAGTTTAACTTCTTCGGCAACTTCTTCGCCTACTTCAAAGTCACTTTGTATTTTTCGTGCTTCAGCAAGTGGAATTTTATTGTAATCCCATATATCTTCCGAGTTATCGTCAACAATCTCGCGTGTGCGCCACATTTCAAGGTCACCGCTTTCAGGGTTGATGATCACATCAAAATTATCATCGGTACCGTATTTTTTGCGAATCATTGTGCGAAATACTTCTTCCAAAACACTGATCATCGTAGGACGATCAATATTTTTAGAACTTGCAAACTCGGCGAATGATTCAATTAATATTCCGCTATCCATTGTTATGTTAAAGAATATTTGCTGATACTAAGTTAAACATATTATATAATTGATTACAAATCAGAAAATGATTGTCTGGTATGTAAGTTATTTAAAAGTGATTTCAATCAAGGCTTTTGAAATATCATTTCTGGTGATTTCTTTCAAAAGTGATGCTTCATCAACAGGTATTTTTGTTTTCTTCTTTGGCAAGGGCAATTGTAATTTTACAGTTTCCTCATTCGCATCTGTCAAAGTACCGGAAACAACTTCACCTGTTTTTAAAGTAACCTTCAAATTCCTTCCCAGGTTCTTTTGAAACTGGCGCAACAGAATAAGGGGCTGATCCAGACCAGGTGAGGATACTTCGAGTGTATATGCTTCTGAAAAAACTTCCAGTTCTTCAAGCTGTTTTGCTAATCGCCGGCTTATTGAGGTGCATTCCTGGATAGTAATTCCTTCATCGCTATCAACCAGAATGGTTATTTTTTGACTTACCTTGGAAGGTTTGAAAATGATATCTACCAGAAAAAAGTTGCCTTCCTCCAGCATTGGGTTGAGCAAAACTTCTAAATGTTCTTTTATGGTCATGTATGGCTTACTGCAAATAAAAAAGGGGATTAAATACCCCCTCAATCAACCGATCAAACTTGAATTATGATGCAAAGGTAAAACTATTTTATCATTTGTACAAGTTATGATTAATGAACTAAATTGAAACTGTTGTTCTATTTTTGCAAATGATTTGAAATACATGCTCCATGAAAAGAATAAACGGAATTTTCTTATTTTTTTATAAATGTTTTGCCCTTTATACATTAGTCGTTTATGCCCTTCTGATTTGGTTTCCATTTAAAGACTGGTTTTCAGGTTTTATCATGATGACTTTTCCCGTTGTCATCTTAGGTCATTTGTTTTGCCTGATTTCCTCTTTGTTGACAAACAGGCTAAATATTGTTCTTCCACTTGTACTGCTTGCAGTAGGATGTATTTTTTTACCAAGAACATATTCAATTCATTTCAATAAAGATGACGAAATTGATAACCGGAAAAAAACATTCAAAGTTATGAGCTATAACGTTCATGTATTCAGGCATAATTCGGACAACAGTTCCGATGAAGCAAAGACCGAAATCAGGGATATGCAAAAATGGATATCTACTTCTGGTGCTGATGTACTGTGTATGTTTGAATATTTTAGCAGACGTAAATCATTATTGTTTAATTCGAACAAAATTTTTGAAAATAATGGCTACAAACACGTGGCTTACCTGAATAAATCCGGTTGGAACAGACCTGAAGACTATTGGGGCCTCGTGATCTACTCCAAACTGCCAATTACCGCAGTTCAGGATACACTTTTTATGGCTCAGAATGGTATGATCAGTGCGGATGTGAAAGTAGGTAAGGACACCGTCCGAATAATTGCATTGCATCTCTTTTCCATGACCCTGAAGCTAGATGCATTAAGCAGTCAGCGAACACTTAAAGGACTATGGAAAGAGGGTAAGGATAATGCAAAACGAATAAAGACAGGGTTTATAAACCATGCAGATGAAATGGATATTCTGGAATCATGGATAAATGTATCTCCTCATCCTGTTATAGTCTGTGGAGATTTTAACGAAACCCCGTATAGTTATGTCTATGGCAAAAGCAGGTCTTTGCTTGCCAACTCGTTTGAGGATAGAGGGAAAGGATTTGGATTTACATTTAACGGACTTCCTTATTTTATCCGTATTGATAATCAATTTTATAACTCAGATAAAATCAATCTCCTGAATTTCAAAACAATCAATAACGTACATTATTCTGATCACTATCCGATTTTAGGAACCTACCAGATCAAAAGTAAGGTTGAATAATTGTTAATGGTCAATTTTCAATTGATAAACCATTTTCAATCCCTTTAGCTATATCCTGTAATGCAAAAAAAGCCCGTTAAAAGGGCTTTTTTTGCATTACAGGAAGTATTAAAAATTAACAATTGCAATTAGCCCTTAATAATTAACCTTCATGCTATCAAGCTCAAGTGCCGTAATGGTAGGTGGGAAAATTCCTTTTTCTAATTTGTGAATAACCAGCCTGCCTGTTTTTAACGCGAGATCCTTCGTCTGAAAACCTATTTTACCGGAAACACCCGGAATATACAATTGTTCGATAATGGCTGTTGTATCGGCATAGATCCGGTATCCCCAACCCGTTTCTCGTTTAAACGCCTCCACCTTCAAATTGCGAAAGCCTTCGCTGTTCTGGCTTTCATTTCCATTGGGTATACCCCTGAAAAAAACGAAAGCTAAAACTGCAAAGGCTATAAGGCAAATCAGAATAATTTTATATTTATTTCTAATTTTCACTATATCTTAATTGTCATCATCATTTATGGCAGCAGTAGGATCGAAGGCCCAGAAATCATCTGTATTGACAGATCCGCTGATACCTGTTCCGATGTAACCTGTTGTGCCCAAAGTGAACCCGCCTGCATAACCTCTTGCACCTGGCACAAATGGAGCAACTGATACCCATGTATTTGTTCCCG from Dyadobacter sp. NIV53 carries:
- a CDS encoding DUF4907 domain-containing protein; translation: MKIRNKYKIILICLIAFAVLAFVFFRGIPNGNESQNSEGFRNLKVEAFKRETGWGYRIYADTTAIIEQLYIPGVSGKIGFQTKDLALKTGRLVIHKLEKGIFPPTITALELDSMKVNY
- a CDS encoding T9SS type A sorting domain-containing protein, giving the protein MHLRKYHIVIILIFVNSIYSFGQNCLPAYTLNPVTVNNTIEWNKFPEFTLPFQIIYSGPRFGDTQSQPIKHGFSHLATFSGTEPGSLPVKNRAVLWYGVATSTGDQPWANNSLRSPWGNDTVAYRNYWDNYTAGIQADIVCLDIERMQRDDRDILALKLDSQIPQQYRNLSDADFLTAYKKDMRWWYTEPINRLKNKGLNPAPHITGYSDVPVRNTWLNITANSWQDWTTNLARTHYLTQDNSGKIGGSYYDALDYISPSPYYYYGYDNPFGKDYLSYLLFHIEVNRAWSDKPVIPFVWLRIHDSYDPNTPLITSFMAEATAIFPFFSGASGLWLWENPFFPGNRQENYGAYEHFINGLYRLSEFKDMFEGTHELVIPQSARDQMVAQNPIWRGVVKGTDIVIAAQNPYAADDAETLVNVSYQKWYKTITLKGKEVFLCKFDLNDVVTSIEPVLADAYVYANPVQHDLNVVLTGFTGIAEVDFSLTNIKGQIVLEKKMQSFAGDTKQLILLPKLASGIYFARFASKNKIIIKKVVVNQ
- a CDS encoding MFS transporter, coding for MKKNNPLIINAWCMYDWANSVHALVIVASIFPVYFSATALSASGTLEINFFGYEIKSSILFSYTVSISFLITAALIPLCTAIADFTGRKKRFMKFFCYTGAVSCMLLFFFTKETLTSSILIFGLSLIGWSGSIVFYDSYLPEIATEDNFDRYSARGFSMGYLGSVLLLLFNLSMILFPAFYGITDKGTPARISFFTVGVWWILFAQIPFRYLPAPVKNGKQRKGNWVFNGFRELKKVYIELQEQPYLAKFLSAFFIYTMGLRTVMYIATIFGATELKLPSQSLIITVLLIQLVGIVGSFAFAWLSGKLGNIHALMIGVAIWIGICTGAYYTTEAMEFYVLACTVGMVMGGIQSLSRATYSKLIPENTKDTASYFSFYDVTEKLAIVVGTFIYGMVEQLTGSMRNSILALLVIFILGLILLYRIPSQKVYRYGLGDGEG
- the nusA gene encoding transcription termination factor NusA is translated as MDSGILIESFAEFASSKNIDRPTMISVLEEVFRTMIRKKYGTDDNFDVIINPESGDLEMWRTREIVDDNSEDIWDYNKIPLAEARKIQSDFEVGEEVAEEVKLVEFGRRLVQTARQTLIQKIKDMEKEIMYEKYKDQVGEMITGEVYQTLRHEVIIMDGEGNELSLPRTEQISKDRFRKGESVKSVIHKVEMNNGSPKITLSRTSPVFLERLFEVEIPEIYDGIISVRRVVREPGERAKVAVESYDDRIDPVGACVGMKGSRIHSIVRELGNENIDVINYTDNLELLISRALSPAKVSSMQIDRDTKRVSVFLKPDQVSLAIGKGGQNIKLAGKLVGMEIDVFRDIEEHNDEDVDLSEFSDEIEAWMISELHKIGLDTAKSVLALNKEELVRRTDMEEATVEEILDILRKEFE
- the rimP gene encoding ribosome maturation factor RimP, which produces MTIKEHLEVLLNPMLEEGNFFLVDIIFKPSKVSQKITILVDSDEGITIQECTSISRRLAKQLEELEVFSEAYTLEVSSPGLDQPLILLRQFQKNLGRNLKVTLKTGEVVSGTLTDANEETVKLQLPLPKKKTKIPVDEASLLKEITRNDISKALIEITFK
- a CDS encoding endonuclease/exonuclease/phosphatase family protein, which produces MKRINGIFLFFYKCFALYTLVVYALLIWFPFKDWFSGFIMMTFPVVILGHLFCLISSLLTNRLNIVLPLVLLAVGCIFLPRTYSIHFNKDDEIDNRKKTFKVMSYNVHVFRHNSDNSSDEAKTEIRDMQKWISTSGADVLCMFEYFSRRKSLLFNSNKIFENNGYKHVAYLNKSGWNRPEDYWGLVIYSKLPITAVQDTLFMAQNGMISADVKVGKDTVRIIALHLFSMTLKLDALSSQRTLKGLWKEGKDNAKRIKTGFINHADEMDILESWINVSPHPVIVCGDFNETPYSYVYGKSRSLLANSFEDRGKGFGFTFNGLPYFIRIDNQFYNSDKINLLNFKTINNVHYSDHYPILGTYQIKSKVE